The proteins below come from a single Cololabis saira isolate AMF1-May2022 chromosome 2, fColSai1.1, whole genome shotgun sequence genomic window:
- the tmod2 gene encoding tropomodulin-2 isoform X2, translating into MALSYKKDLDKYKDLDEDEILNKLSAEELKQLESALEEMDPENALLPAGLRQKDQTAKEDTGAFDRDRLLKYLEKEAMDYKDRDDIVPFTGERKGKAFVPKQKPIEKCKEEVTTLDPELEEALSSATDTELCDLAAILGVHTLVTSNQTYEGSGSKEGYNNVVKGEKMNPVFDEPPNPTNVEETLQRIKTNDSSLKEVNLNNIKNIPIPTLKDFAKAMEKNTHVTKFSLAATRSNDPIAVAFSDMLRENKTLRSLNLESNFITGAGVQALVDALRDNDSITEIKIDNQRQQLGTTVEMEIAKMLEDCTSIIKFGYHFTQQGPRSRAAAAITKNNDLVRRRRVEGDL; encoded by the exons ATGGCGTTGTCGTACAAGAAGGATCTCGACAAGTACAAGGATCTCGATGAAGATGAAATCCTCAACAAACTATCAGCGGAGGAGCTCAAACAGCTGGAGTCGGCGCTCGAGGAGATGGATCCCGAG AATGCTCTCCTACCAGCTGGTTTACGTCAAAAAGACCAGACGGCTAAGGAAGACACTGGAGCATTTGACAGGGATCGTCTTCTTAAATACTTGGAGAAAGAAGCCATGGACTACAAGGACAGAGATGATATAGTTCCCTTCACTGGGGAGAGAAAAG GTAAAGCATTTGTTCCTAAGCAGAAACCAATAGAAAAATGTAAGGAGGAAGTCACAACCCTGGACCCAGAACTAGAGGAAGCTCTGTCCAGTGCCACAGATACAGAACTGTGTGATCTAGCAG caATTCTTGGTGTTCACACACTGGTCACAAGTAACCAGACATACGAGGGAAGTGGATCAAAAGAGGGTTACAACA ATGTTGTTAAAGGGGAGAAAATGAACCCTGTGTTTGATGAGCCTCCCAACCCTACTAATGTAGAAGAAACTCTGCAGAGGATAAAAACCAATGACAGCTCCTTAAAAGAGGTCAACCTCAACAACATTAAG AACATCCCCATTCCTACGCTGAAAGACTTTGCCAAAGCCATGGAGAAGAACACACACGTCACAAAGTTTAGTTTGGCTGCAACACGGAGTAACGACCCAATTGCTGTG GCCTTCAGTGACATGCTGCGGGAGAACAAGACGTTGCGAAGCTTGAACTTGGAGTCAAATTTCATCACCGGGGCGGGAGTGCAGGCTTTGGTTGATGCATTGCGAGACAATGACTCGATTACAGAAATCAAGATAGACAACCAG aGGCAGCAGCTGGGTACCACCGTAGAGATGGAGATAGCTAAAATGTTGGAAGACTGCACCAGCATCATTAAGTTTGGCTACCACTTCACTCAGCAAGGACCTCGGTCCAGGGCTGCTGCAGCTATCACCAAGAACAACGACCTAG TCCGCAGGAGGCGAGTGGAAGGGGACCTGTAG
- the tmod2 gene encoding tropomodulin-2 isoform X1, with protein sequence MALSYKKDLDKYKDLDEDEILNKLSAEELKQLESALEEMDPENALLPAGLRQKDQTAKEDTGAFDRDRLLKYLEKEAMDYKDRDDIVPFTGERKGKAFVPKQKPIEKCKEEVTTLDPELEEALSSATDTELCDLAAILGVHTLVTSNQTYEGSGSKEGYNNVVKGEKMNPVFDEPPNPTNVEETLQRIKTNDSSLKEVNLNNIKNIPIPTLKDFAKAMEKNTHVTKFSLAATRSNDPIAVAFSDMLRENKTLRSLNLESNFITGAGVQALVDALRDNDSITEIKIDNQRQQLGTTVEMEIAKMLEDCTSIIKFGYHFTQQGPRSRAAAAITKNNDLAPPPVRAAIAQV encoded by the exons ATGGCGTTGTCGTACAAGAAGGATCTCGACAAGTACAAGGATCTCGATGAAGATGAAATCCTCAACAAACTATCAGCGGAGGAGCTCAAACAGCTGGAGTCGGCGCTCGAGGAGATGGATCCCGAG AATGCTCTCCTACCAGCTGGTTTACGTCAAAAAGACCAGACGGCTAAGGAAGACACTGGAGCATTTGACAGGGATCGTCTTCTTAAATACTTGGAGAAAGAAGCCATGGACTACAAGGACAGAGATGATATAGTTCCCTTCACTGGGGAGAGAAAAG GTAAAGCATTTGTTCCTAAGCAGAAACCAATAGAAAAATGTAAGGAGGAAGTCACAACCCTGGACCCAGAACTAGAGGAAGCTCTGTCCAGTGCCACAGATACAGAACTGTGTGATCTAGCAG caATTCTTGGTGTTCACACACTGGTCACAAGTAACCAGACATACGAGGGAAGTGGATCAAAAGAGGGTTACAACA ATGTTGTTAAAGGGGAGAAAATGAACCCTGTGTTTGATGAGCCTCCCAACCCTACTAATGTAGAAGAAACTCTGCAGAGGATAAAAACCAATGACAGCTCCTTAAAAGAGGTCAACCTCAACAACATTAAG AACATCCCCATTCCTACGCTGAAAGACTTTGCCAAAGCCATGGAGAAGAACACACACGTCACAAAGTTTAGTTTGGCTGCAACACGGAGTAACGACCCAATTGCTGTG GCCTTCAGTGACATGCTGCGGGAGAACAAGACGTTGCGAAGCTTGAACTTGGAGTCAAATTTCATCACCGGGGCGGGAGTGCAGGCTTTGGTTGATGCATTGCGAGACAATGACTCGATTACAGAAATCAAGATAGACAACCAG aGGCAGCAGCTGGGTACCACCGTAGAGATGGAGATAGCTAAAATGTTGGAAGACTGCACCAGCATCATTAAGTTTGGCTACCACTTCACTCAGCAAGGACCTCGGTCCAGGGCTGCTGCAGCTATCACCAAGAACAACGACCTAG CTCCTCCCCCTGTCAGAGCTGCAATAGCCCAGGTCTGA